The Phoenix dactylifera cultivar Barhee BC4 unplaced genomic scaffold, palm_55x_up_171113_PBpolish2nd_filt_p 000204F, whole genome shotgun sequence DNA segment AGTTTGAACCCGGTCTCACCTAACCTTCAACCTAGCCCATCCTGCCAATTTGGCTAGCTTAAAATCTAAGTGATCTTTATGGGATTTTCATgctcaattttgaattttgagccATGGACGACCCAAACCATTAACTTTAGCTCAACAGACCCAAACCCGAGGTAGATGTAAAATAAGTAACATCCTGGCATTGAACTTTTGTATGTACTGGCACCAGTAACTTCTCAAGATTCACCACGACTCCCAAGCCCAAGGGAGATGTGAAATGAATAACCTCCGAGCGCCGAGAAACCTCTCGAGCCTGAGCTTGACCTAGGCTATTATGACCAGTCTACTTGTCGCTCTCAAATAATAGGGCTAGTGATTTCTTCCGAACCATTTATTTCTATCAAGAGACGAACAGTACTGCTAACTGAATTGTCTTCTATACAGCTCATCATTTCAGAGGCTTTCTTCGAAAAATCATGCACCtgctcattctttttttttgccaactctttttttatatattttgttaCCTGCACCCATATCCAGGAGACGCCAttgtaccaaaaatatataaataaataaccacTCAACACACGGGCAAATCTTCCCTGTGGGCAGAGGTGGCTCCTTAAGCACATATAAAAATGCAATTTGCACAATGTTTAGAGAAGGTAACCAAGTCCCAATGAAAACATGACAAAGttcataccaaaaaaaaaaaagaaaaaaaaaaaagaaaacatcccAGAATATTTCATCCAATTGCTGAAGATGAATGATATGCATTTCATCATTTCCTCCATAGGTGCAAAAATCTGCAGATGCACCACCACCGGCATTCAGACTCCTCAAACTTACAGACGCAAACAAATAGAAGAGAGGCCTTCTAAGAAAGAAACCTGAACTCAGAATGAAGAGGAAAGCACCACGGAGGagcaatttttatttaaaaaatgacACGAATCACATCCAGAGATGCGTTTGGATTAGAGAATGAGCATCATAATTTACATTTCTGTACATGATGTGGTACAACTAACTACTGAATCTTAATTACATTATAGTGGGAATTCTGAGTCACTTATTCAGGCAAAAGGGGCAGGCGAGAAACACTGGTACCCCTGGACCCACTAGCTGATGAATTTAAACCCACTTGCTCGCATGAATGTGATCCACGGATAGATGAATTTTTCTTGTTGAGCCTCATGGGAAGAATCTGCAGCCTGGAGTTCAACTCTGTACCTTTTTTCTCTGCAGCAAGCTGGTAGCTCTCCACAAGCTCCAGCTGACGAGCAATTATCTCCGAGCATCTAGGCAGGAGTTCCACAGGTTCTCTACCAGGAATTACAATATACTCAATAGCCAGTCGAACCTCCTGTGGAAAGCAATTCGCATTAAGTACCTAGACCATTGGGCTCACAATAATTGCAAGAAACAATATGCTATCGGGCAACAGAAATGAAACACAAGATAAATATATTACAGAGATTATTCAGAAAGTTCTCTCACAAATGAAACTAgcgataaatgcaatgcaaaatTCCTCTGGATAAACATTGCTGGGGAGTGTAACCATTATTCAAAAACCGAGCATCCCCTCCCCcccccacacaaaaaaaaaaaaaaaaaaagaaaaaaagaaacaaaaatacaCTAATGCATGGTACCCAAATTTTGAAGAATCCATGAGTTTCAATTAACTGTTCAGACGAGAGACTAATATAATAGAAGGATTCAGAGAATTGCACCTCCAAGGCGTCCATTTCCTCCAAGGACGGTTTTCTTGTAGGTGCATCATCTTCAATCTCAATATCTCTTGCCATATGATTTACTGAGGCATTTGATAAAGATCCAATGGTATCCATCCCTAGAATCATTTTTACTGCCTTTACAATTTGTGCCATAGTATTTGTCTGCAAGTTAAAATACAGAAGGCAGCGAAATTGAAAGACTTGTAATTCagaaaaagacataaaataaacataaatcttACCTTGATAACAAATACTGGCAATTGGTGGTACTTTGCAACACTATGAATCCAAGGATTCTGCTTCAATTCAATACTTGATGCAAGAATTGCATTTGCAGTACCAATATCATCGGTTACATCTATTTCATTCTCGAGACCCATTACTTTTGCAACTTGCAGTAGATCAGCTTCCAAGATCTAACAGAGAGCCAACCAAAAAAACGATTGTTtcaataatttaattttttttccatccAATTCTCTGCTGAAGTCGCttctttatttataatttatatgcAGAAATTactggttttctttttcttaaaaaaataggaTATGGAATGAATAGATGGGGAAGACGTATGAGGATATATTGTATGAACTAATAGTGAAACTGATAAGACGGGTATGAACTTCAGAAAGTTATGTAGTTCAGGAATATCACATGCCTATGACATGAGGGGTACATATTCTACCCACATTTAAGAACAATCAAGTTTTATCGAAAGCTATGACTTACATTCAGCTTGAGTCTAAGAACAGAAGAGGGACTGGATGGAGGTGGTCATGAGATTCACGAAGTGTCTGAAGAcagaaatatatatatcaaatggAACAAAATTGAACTAACACTGTCCAGACAAGGGTTACATTTCTAAACGTATATTAATAGAGAATAATGCATGCCCCTggaaatatcaagtcatgtatttcctttggggtgggggggggggggggggagaagcTCCTTTAAAGTCACTACGACAGTTCAGAAAGAAATACTCTAAGCAAATCACAGTATAGAGAAgcaaatatgcatatacatttATAGAACTTGCATTACCAATTCACATCATAAAGCGGAATTCAGTATATACCTGGTAGGTATACACGTGCACAGGTGATCTCCTTGAGGAAGATGCCTTATTTTTGCCTTTCTTGGTATAAATAGCAGTACCGTCATAATTGCCTTGATGAGGCACTGTCTCAGTATTCACATCATTTTTGCAGCTAATGGAAGATTCTTGTTCATTAGATTTCTCGAGTATTGGAACAGAGTTTGTTGAATTGCTAGCTTTGAAATCCACCTTACGTACTTCAAACAGAGGAGACTTACCTGCTTAAAGAGAAACATCTGATATGAAGAGTCCGATTTGACCAATATCTTGAAAATTGTGCTTTTACTCTAATGCACAGATCAGAGCATCGCTCAAATAATGTTTGCAGTTCTAACAGACAAGATCTTGGCACAGGCAACACATGTGAGAGAAACCAAGGATGAGCAGACGGCGTTGGATGCAGATTTGCAAGGCAGGATTATGGAGAGAAGAGAGTGAAAACTGGAATTTCTTCAAAGAGAAGAGCTTGTTGGTTGCGAGGCATATTCTTAACCATCCAAGTTTGATCTTTTGTTTCATACAAATAGTATTAGATGAAAGTAATCTACCTGCCAGAATAGCATCTACAGTAGCTTCTAATTTGTGATGAACTCGGCACTCCATCTTGGATATAATCTCCACAGCACAAGTAAATGTAGGAGGTCCTTTCCTCTCAAGTATTGTTTTCTGtactttcctttttcttgcctcttcatcaccaagtGTAACACtctgcatacatatatatttcaaacaattaataattaaataatttgGTTTGCATGACTCTGATTTTATGACAGGAAATAAGATGCCATGGATTGGTCAAGTATTTTAGGCTAATGTGACTCGAAtggggagaaaaaaaatcttgtacCCGGTCATTAGATTGACGCTTCACCATAACAGAAGCATGCTTAACCGAGATGTTTGTTTTTATAAGAAATAACTGCTTGATCTGCTCGGACAGTGATTATCCAAGTAATTTCACTTCTATCCATAATTTATTTACATTAGAAGACTTCTCAGACGAATCAACAACCATCACAACAATCTCCATTCTCCAACTTAACCATGATATAGGAGATTTGTTGTTTCTGAAGAAAGGTGTAACAAGGAAAATTGTACTACCTCTCAATCAGAGATTACCACCAGGAAATTGAACATTCTACTAACATTACACATGAAGATGACCAAGGTTTCAGCCGCTAATTTCACCCCAACACAAGATACAAAATTCAGAAAGATAACTTGTTACCTCTATCCCACCAACAAGTGTCTGCAGACAAGGATTTTTTATTATGCTCTCAATTGTTACTCCATGTGCTGTtccaacaagctgaacacctcttTGAGCAATAGTGCTGGCCGCCATTGCTTCAAGTTCTGTTCCAATTTCATCAATTACAATGACTTCTGGCATGTGATTTTCAACTGCTTCTATCATAACCTACAGAGGCATCGAAAAACTTCTGAGACCATAAGATAAAGAAACAAAATTTTACAAAATATCTTACCGTGGTGTCTCTTGTTGTATAAGACCTTGGGAATGTAAATACACAGGGATGACCAAAGTATGAGATCAAAGACATACACCGTGCTGCATGTTAACATTGGGAACTTGCATTCTCCTAGCACGCCCAATTCCTGAGTGAGGTACATCCCCATCTCCTCCAATTTCATTTGATGTGTCTACTACCACAACACGTTTCATGTGCTCATCTGCTAGCACTCTAGCTATTTCCCTGCATCAAAAGAACATTTCAGCAGGATCAAATTTTGAAAATCAAGAAGATGACCAATTATGTGTTTCTGTGCTTTGCGATAACTGACTCTTCAACACAAGTTATTGTTTAGCGATCGCAGCATAATGTTGAAATCTCGAGTCAAAGTACTGCTTCATCTGCAGATGATATAATCATGTAGACTgccattttcaaaaataaaaaggtcTACGTCTTGCATGGGAAAACGGATGCAAAATTCTGCATTACATGCAAATCTTGCATGACATTTGTATCTGTAAAAAAGCACAGCCAAGTTACATTTTCAAATCACCTAACACTCCATGGTAAATGAACGCTCGGGTATGCGGCGACTCCCAGAGATGGTCATTGGTGTTGGAAATCAACCATCTTCAACAGTATATCATGTGCTCAGAATGGATACAACATTGATACTGGACTCACAAAATCTGGTTTTTAGCTCCCCTGGAAAAGAGTTAATTATATCCAGTGCTTCCCATAGAACATAATGCATGCCGATGAGGAAAGCGGACTAGGGCAAAAGCAAGACAATGTTGGAGACATTGGGTTTGTCTAATACACGAGATTATTTTTCTGATGTACATACTGCGGTGCCAGCTTGGTACGTGTACAGTCAGAGTCTAATAAAATTGAGCTTTATGACCATCTAAGATTTTATGACATTTAGTTGAttcatacaaaaagaaaaataaaaaaaaaagattccatGACGTTTCCTACTGAAGCGAAACATGGAACGTGAATTTTCACATGAGGAACATGGTGTCCTCCTCCAACTTCAACTTCTCACAGCAAGGAAGACAAGAGAAAAATAAGGTAAAAGTAATACCTGATCAAGGTCGTCTTGCCAACCCCAGGAGGTCCAATAACCAAAATAGAACCCCCACCCTCGACCAAATCACGTATGGTCTCCGCACTTCCCGATATCGCACGACCCACTCGGCAAGAAAGGCCAATTATCTGCATCTTACGATTCCGAATAGCACTGATCCGATGCAGGGAATGATTGATGCCAGAGCGGTTGTCATCAGAAAAATCACCAACCTGCAAAGCAGAATCGATCGTATTGAAATCTTGACGTCATATAAAACATTACCTTTTTTATGGAACAGCTTAACTTTAGACTTAATGATATCACCCCGGACTCCGTTACAATTAATGAGACAATGCAACAAAAAAGTTAAAAGAACTCATCGCTGATTACCTTCGAAACGGCATGCCGAAGGTCATCGAGCGCGACAGGCTGCTCTGACATGATCCAATCACCGGAGGGGAATCGGGCGATGGGCTTCCTCCCGAGATCCATCACTACCTCGATCAGCTCCCGGATCTCCCCGTGGCGGGCCAGCTCCCGCCGCAGTCTGGGCGGGACCACCTCCAGGAACAGCTGCAACTCATCGTACACGGCACCGGCGCCGTCCCGTCTCGACTTCGAGGTGGACACCGAACTGGAAGTGCTCCACGGGAAGCAGCGATCGCCATCAGGACGGCGGATCGACGGCGGGGATGGCGCTGGGATGGGGGAGGCGACGGCCTTCCGGGAGCCGGGGAAGCggcggaaggaggaggagacgagGAGGCTGGAGGTCTGGGCCTGGAGGTAAGAGAAAGAGGACGAGGCTTTGCTGAGGTGAGAAGAAGTGCAACTTAAAGCTTTCAACACCTCGGAAGACATTCCGATGCGGGACTGTATCGGTTTCTATGAGCCCCGTCGGCCGGAGTTGGAAGGGGTCTGTTTTATAGTTTCAGTGAGATTTTTGGTCGAACGGGTGGGGGAGCGGGGAGAGGAATAGAAGGGAGGAAGATTCGGACGGATCTTCGAAAGGGGGGGGTAGGGAGAGAGGCGTTAAAGGCGGGCACGCAACGGACCCTACTCGGCCCTTGGCAGGCGGGCTGCGGTCCACATATTGCGAGGATTGGAAGTCTTCTCTCTGCATTCGGATTTCGGAGAAGCGATGAGCCAATGGGAGGGAGCCGGTCCGAATGGTCCGTGGCTTGTTGGATGCGGGACAGCTGTCCTCTTAGATGGCTTGATGGAGGACACGTGTTCTCTCTGTTTTGACGATGGAAGATGGTCGCTGCGTCCTGCCCCTGTTCGATCTCGTTGGGCGATGGTGCGCTGTACTTGGGCCAACTTATAACTTGATAGTCGCGCGTACTCAAAAGCCTCTCAGGGGCGTGGATCAGCTTTAATCTCACGAGTTGGCCGATGGCTATTGCATATTACGACACATGGCATGAAGTCAGGATCATGAGAGCCCTAAGTCACAAGCAAAGTGCAAGACAATCACCTGGTAAATTCGGTTGCTAGCTAGAGACGTTAGTCTACATCCTGACCATGACAGGTTGATTATTTCATACCTAATTAGGAGAATAGTTGAAACATTAGATTTTTGTAAGGATCGGTTATTTGCCTACAATTGGGCAGTTTGCAAATACAAATGCTacaatctgaaaaaaaataaataaataatgtttGGATGCTTTGGATGCCTGCACTTTTAATTGCAGGATGCACT contains these protein-coding regions:
- the LOC103712029 gene encoding protein SEEDLING PLASTID DEVELOPMENT 1; its protein translation is MSSEVLKALSCTSSHLSKASSSFSYLQAQTSSLLVSSSFRRFPGSRKAVASPIPAPSPPSIRRPDGDRCFPWSTSSSVSTSKSRRDGAGAVYDELQLFLEVVPPRLRRELARHGEIRELIEVVMDLGRKPIARFPSGDWIMSEQPVALDDLRHAVSKVGDFSDDNRSGINHSLHRISAIRNRKMQIIGLSCRVGRAISGSAETIRDLVEGGGSILVIGPPGVGKTTLIREIARVLADEHMKRVVVVDTSNEIGGDGDVPHSGIGRARRMQVPNVNMQHGVMIEAVENHMPEVIVIDEIGTELEAMAASTIAQRGVQLVGTAHGVTIESIIKNPCLQTLVGGIESVTLGDEEARKRKVQKTILERKGPPTFTCAVEIISKMECRVHHKLEATVDAILAGKSPLFEVRKVDFKASNSTNSVPILEKSNEQESSISCKNDVNTETVPHQGNYDGTAIYTKKGKNKASSSRRSPVHVYTYQILEADLLQVAKVMGLENEIDVTDDIGTANAILASSIELKQNPWIHSVAKYHQLPVFVIKTNTMAQIVKAVKMILGMDTIGSLSNASVNHMARDIEIEDDAPTRKPSLEEMDALEEVRLAIEYIVIPGREPVELLPRCSEIIARQLELVESYQLAAEKKGTELNSRLQILPMRLNKKNSSIRGSHSCEQVGLNSSASGSRGTSVSRLPLLPE